Sequence from the Magallana gigas chromosome 4, xbMagGiga1.1, whole genome shotgun sequence genome:
CACTAAACTCTctcttaataattattttttgtgtataattaatcCAACCATTTTCCTACCTTGCTGCGCCACCGCAAGCTTTTCCCATCACAACCATAGTCATATACATGAAGTATCTCTTCCCCAACCACAATGTCTCTCTTAGCAAACAATCATAGGTATTCCCTTCCATTAAACACTCTGAGTTTATGGTGGAGTTTGCATCGTCCTTGCCATCATTTACAAActggcagatacatgtatggttgttcactcctgacagcATCAATACTACAgtgtacataaaaagaaatcaaaccttaaataagaagcatataattactggtatttttGCTTGACTTAATTAGAATTGTTTATAGTTATTTCTAGAAACATTACTGCCatacataaatgttaaaatattacatttagctgcaggtctgtatctcctggtctgaaaaaaaaatttggataaacgttgcttcaattttttttttcacatcagGAGCTACATACCTCCAGcttcatgtaaatatgtataaatcgtATTACCAAAGTTCTTTTccattatatttatagataaatattttgttttctgtgcTTGTCTTCAATCTCTCCTCCCCATCCtgtccttttaatgtttctcctGCAGGAGAAAATCTCCACTGACATGACTGGTTGTGCTAATAACTCCAAAACCTACATTAAAaccacaagcacctgtgtgAAAGCGTTGTTTATATGCAAAGAAAACTTTTGGATTCATAAACATCTACATTAAGCCCCATTCACAATTGGCgtacgagcactttacaactcTTTGCGATCGGAATGTTTtagattcgcacgagctctctcaTATATTGCATGAGGTCTCGCATTTgttgcatgcgttttagtgcttgcatcaagtctccttaaaaattgtggacatgcacactattcagacgcgactgaatgcgatccaaatcatcGCAGTGCAATGCACGAACAATATATAGAACgaacattttacaacattttgtatactcgcaagagtgcaggtgcatgatttttaaaggttataaGATGAATCGCTgctgtagagagagagagagagagagagagagagagagagagagttgaatgTGATAATAGTCTACCATATATCATATGTGCATGTTCTAGTGAGAACATACATTAAAttggtaaacaacaaaatatttacaaccatCAACCATTTCTAATGCTATCATGTATGAAACATGTCATGTTATTCTAATAAATCAACAATTACAGGGGGAAGGGCGCCCCGGGTGcgcataaacattaaaattaatacaagtatCAAAAAGTAGTTTTAAAAGTGTTGCTACATTGGTCATGCTTCTGGATTGAATGTTCTTGAGAGCACATTGTGCACAACGCTGTGTAATCAAGACATACATGTTTTGCctgtattctcttttgagaagtggacaggcatagcctacatccacttctcttcgcaagccctcatgttttgattctggaaaacgtgtaaatgtcGGAACCAAAGACGGTTTACACTTCGAGCCATGTTTCGACTCCAGTTTCACTGAATTTTCGTGACAGAcctattatttctacattttaaacataaatgcatCCATATATCACAAACAAATCAACACTAACCCGCTGTCAAATCATTTTCGCAACTTCTTCATCCCGGgtttaaattttgtgtatcaCATTGTTTATCTAGGTCAGCGCAGATTAAATGTTTACGTTTCGGATAAAATTGGAAACCTATTTAAGACAATAATGTCAAAAACGTAACTGAATCAACTTAATCTTACAACTTACAAACAAATACTGAGTCAAATAATTACAAAGTGGTATTTCTTCCCTTTTTTACCATCTTTTATGGTGACAAATTTTGTTCTACatctatttttaacaataaaacgaacattgattaaaaatatagCATACAagaaaagattaaaataaagagTCTTCTTTGTTTTATGTGACAAAGTTACTTATTTTATCGTATGCATTTTGTTAACTTGTCTTAAATTGTAAAACCGTTCTATATAGctctgtaaattttaagaaaaatgccTTTAATCTAAAGTCTACAATCGGAACACTATTTCCGTTTTTTCCGACTCTAAAATTTCTACTTTTTAAACCACCTATAGCGAGTGTTCTCATAATTTAAACCCGGAATGTAGAGGTtgagaaaatgatttgaaagcAGGTTAGTGGTGATTTGTTTGTGATATATGGatgcatttatgtttaaaatatagaaataatagGTCTGTTACGAAAATTCAGTGAAACTGGAGTCGAAACATGGCTCGAAGTGTAAACCGTCTTTGGTTCCgacatttacacgttttccagaatcaaaacatgagggcttgcgaagagaagtggatgtaggctatgcctgtccacttctcaaaagagaatagtttTGCCTGGTCAACAGATCACACTCAGCCCAACGGGAATCTGCAGacacattgtttacattattattaatcaTCAAAAGCCAAAAATTTTACAAACCTGATAATATCCGAAAAGCCAAACGAGAGTGATACTATGATGTCACATTTGTAAATGTGGGTCACAATTGTAAATGTGGGGTGAGCATCCCGGTTGTAAACATGGAGGCCTGACTATCTTACCTATAATAAGTCAATTCGTACATAGAATAGTCGGCTATCTTTCCACTATACAAGTGAAAAAGAGCAACTGATcttaatttgcttttaattcatttaggtAACAaggggtacatgtacatatatctacattacgtacataattaatttaaaacaatattactgGTACATATAACTGTAATATAGAAAATTCTTCATGTCGATCTATTTACATAAAGCGACATTCTTCGGTTAACTTTTCTGTCCATTTTCAATAAACTAGCTATATAATTACAGGGATTTTTcagcctttttttattttgaaaatgccaatttttttggaattggGAAAATTGTATCGACAATTTCATGCAGTTGGGAGAAATCATATGTTGCATACATCATGATTTCtgaatttattatcataatggaAAATCAAAGAGCTAGACTTTAATTGAATAGAATCTAATTAacttcacaatatagatatatgtataatattcctATATTTAGTTATTAGAACAAGTCTTTTTCCCTGAAATAAACACCTTCAACACTGGTCATAAAAGTATtacattattaagaatttatcaacatccccttttaaattgagaatgtatttttctgtttgaaatatttcataacatttaccttttacttttatatcagtctagtgtgtgtaaaaaaaaacatgtaccatTTACAGTACTGTACTGTATACCACAAAATAACGATGTTTTAGAAAAACAGAGGAAAATCGGATTAAAAGTTGGCGATGTTTACAGCGTGTTTGGAAACTTTTATGACTGCAGTTTTGCTAAATGGGTTTAATCATTTGTTAATACTGAACATTTATGGACATTCTGGTTATTTTACGAAgtattttttgataagaaataaacataagaaCTATTTACCAGTTGGGGAAAAATACTGCTATACTAATTGGGATCATAATTTGGACAGCTGCTGAAGTGAACTTATTTCCAATTGGGAATGGGGACGACTTTTGCTCTGGAGAAGGTACTGATAAATCCTTGAATTACATATTACATCAAACGTACAGTGGAAATGAAAATCATGCTTTTATTGTTAACTTCGTTTCGAATGTCCTCGAAGATTAATCAACATTTGGTGTAAAATAGTCAAGTTGCACACATTATCGccctattttatttgaatattttaaaaaaaaaacttcataaaaacatTACTTTGTTCAATTGTAGTAGGATTATCAAAAGTACTTACCATAAAATGGCTTTGATTCCTAAAAGGCAACACGCTGGCGTTAAAAGGTCCATTGTTTTAACCCGAGACGTTCCGAGAGTACTCGGAACAAATGGCGGAGAGCACTTGCCAAATGTTCAAACATGGTCAAGAAATTAACGACTTTTTTTCTAGTTAGGctttatacataaaaagtgaaaaagtattttgaaaacaagttcatttagaataattaaaggctaaacaaattatatatgttagattttttgcaatattgcaaGTTTTCGTTGGTCTCCtaaatgcagaaaaatagtCATTGCTAATTATACGATGGAGGCAGATTGAATTCCTTTTTACGAAAAAATATAGACAAAAGGCAACTATTGGATGTCAAATAATAGACACATTGATGCATTTTAGGCAAAGACACATCgttcattcatttaaagataagcCAATTACATTTTAGACAAGGTCAAAATAATACGGAGATCAAAATATGTCTCCCTAATCTACTGGTCTccctaataaagataaaataatacaatcggTCTACCAAATGCATAagtcaggtatatatatatatatatatatatatatatatatatatatatatatatatatatatatatatatatttatatatttaaagcactaaaaataaccaacgacacgaacaataaagtaaaatattgtcttgtcttgacaatattttactttattgttcgtgtcgttggctATTTTAGTGCTTTTCTATATATCATCTTATAACCGTGTATCTTTTGATCCGACACTTTAGATAACgagtgttgttggtttgctGGTGcctcttatttatatatatatatatatatatatatatatatatatatatatatatatatatatatatatatatatatatatatataatacaactgTACAAGCAAATGCCATCCCTTGGAATTTGATGTAAACCCTGAAATGGGTAAGCTATTTCATCGGGCACTAGTGCAGATGCAAAATCATATATtcagaaaattttcattttccttatggTTAAATAACATGTAAACCCTTTTCTCTGTATTCGTGATTCGTATTAGAGATTTTCTAATTCTTGAAACGTTTAAAcaatgatatgtttttttttgtttttcatgaaGATAGaaagcattgcagaaaaaagcaaaaaatacataatccgcATACATGGGCTATATAATTCTCTTTCTGAAATGCGGACATCTTGATATGATAacttaaaaagaattttgccgTTTATACTAACATCTGCCTCTCAATCGTTTAATCAATTATCCATAAAAATACGTAAATTATCAATATTGTCGACAAGAACGTTGCACAGAATTCAAAGGAACAGCTAATTTATCCACACATGTGAATATTACTTTATAAGGCATGTACTTgtaaattggaagcatggggtacatctacatacattcatccACAATCCCTGAAAACTTTAAGCTTCAATTTCGAATAAATATAGTAATATAGTATGGTTCGTgcaagaattgttttaaattaatcacCGTTAGACTTCAGAGCAAAGTGAAGTCTAAGAACTAGCACGCGGAAAAAAAGGACTAGCTAAACACACAGATTCATCAAAAAAaacttttggcaacatttttagCTCCCTCagtgctacatgtatgtcaacCGTTGATGGCATTAATTTGAGATATTTATAGTTTTTGCATTATAGATGGAAATAATCGtcttttaattaagattttaaaaagtcattttgtcttACAGAAAGAAAAAGGGGTTCCGTCTGCTCCCCGctctctggatccgccaatagGTATACTCTTTAATTTGAGAAATAGTTTACTCAAGCTTATATTAAACTTTTAGTCactcaatatttaaaaatatatattttataaataccgAATATGCTTAGATCTAGTGCGGAATTTCGGGGGTCCGGCTCCTCTCTcactaaaaattaaaatttcaaattttaatgttacatgtaaaataccgagaaaagcccccccccccacccctacCCCCGAATCGTGCATGCagaataaaacataaattcattttattagcattgtatttatgaattttgttttatcaatctAGCATGATCTTggttaaaacatattaatttgcctttgtatcaagatttttgatattaTGCATTGATAACCATATCACACAACACTCCGCtatgtaaataaactgtatTCTGTTTATTCAAGGCAGCAAGCCGAGAGATTTAAATAACACAAGACTCGTATCAGGTGTCATTCACGAGATAATGACTGATATCGTTTAAGGCTCACATTGATGGTAAGTAAGAATAATTTGTCTCTCAATAAGTTGACATATTCCCTATGCGTAATATTGATTAAATCCAAGATTATTAGATCAATCAACAATGGACAATCTTGTGTGCAATTTCTAATTAATTAACCGAAAATAgtggccatttttttttaacaaagtgaCATGCATGAACCCTTTATAATCGGCTTATACATTCACCaatgtaaattatatatgtaaattatataGTTTAAATAACTTTGTACTTGAAAACCAAATGGCCACTACTTTCAGTTAAGTAATaagaaacttttctttttttagctAGGTATCTCTAGAAACAAATAATATCGTGTGTGCCGGTGGAAGGGGGTGATAATTTTACGACGTTAATTTGATAATCTTGAATCTCCACTGTCCCCCTCCCCAACCCTCAATTTAGATCTGCGCTGGAAAACTTCACGTCGTAAAATTAGTATTCCCTTCCACCGGCATATACACTATTCGTTGTTTCCAGAGATACCTAGCCAGAATAAAAAGTTGGTATTATAAAGAATGGACGAAAACTAATGCTTCAATCTCACTATCTCATATTGTAATTTAGACCTAGAAGTCTAAATAAAGGCTATAGATGTACATTTGCTTGCATATCATttgctgtgtgtgtgtgtgtttttgtgtgtatttgtgtgtgtgtggggggggggggggggggggcgtgtgGTTGCGGGGTTGGTAGAAATGATTGAATTCTTGCTGATTTTTGATGGAAAAATACATGTTACAGATTTCTTTATATTACTTGAACATTTCTCATTTCAGATGGCACTATCTGAATCCCAAATACCACCCGACGCCCAGCATTATTTGGTGTGTGGCACTGAAGACTGTGAGAGGAACTGccagttttactgcaatgactgtcaccaaccaatgtgtgaacaatgcCGAGATGAACATcagaaaaataagaaaaccaAGAGCCATGAAGTGGTTCCTTATAAACAACGCAAACGACAACTACCTGTGGAGAAATGCAAGATCCATCACACAAAAGAAATGGTTCTTCTCTGCGAGGAATGCCAAATTCCCATTTGTTACAAATGCACAGCCACAAAAGAACATCGCGGCCATGCGTTTACTGACCTAGAAATAGactttgatgaaaaagtttCCCTATGTCATgaagaaattgcaaaaattagaaattattttgaGCCAACttctcaaaatttaaaaaaagaaattgctgGCGATGTCACCGAAATAAAGAAGATTATAGACGGCATAAGAACATCCATGAAGGCTGAAGCTGAGTCTGTGAAAAAGCTGGTAAACACAGTCACatcagaaaatataaaacaagtcGACAAAATTGAAAAGTCATTATTAGAAACGTTAAACGGTCAAAACCAAGAAATTGATGACTACATCAACTAtcttaatgatttaattaagACGTTTTATGGTTACCTATCTCCTTCAAACATAGATCAAATAAGACTTAACCTCAAATCAGAAAGCATTCGACCCATACCGATAACATCCAAACCAGTTCTACCCGTATTTACTGCTGGTCAATACAGCAGGGAAGATGTCGCCAAACTACTGGGTAGAATAACTGATCCCAACACTAAACCagagaacagaaaaataaatccCATGGAGACTGACTCTACACAGTTGAAACCTACAcagaaacaaagaaaacaagacaGAGAGAAATCTGACGTGAAACAAACACTGTCTCTGTCTTCCTCTGTCACCAAGGTCAGGGAGTACACAGTACCAGATGTTGATCGTGTATCTCATATGTCACTGGGTAAATCAGGCAGACTCTGGTTCAGTGATAGTAATGGTAACCTTGTCCAAACAGATCTACAGGGGAATCAGCTACAGAAGATACAAACCAGTGGTGGAGATGAAGGCTACCACACAGTCACACAGGACGGGGATCTGATCTATACAGACAGAAAGAACAAAGCCATCAATAGGATAAGACCAGATAATACAATCACTGAATTTATTAAAACAGGAGGCTGGACACTCAGTATACACTCCTCCCACATCAACGGGGACATACTGGTGGGGATGATAAAGGATACAGATGCTAAAGTCACCAGGTACAACAAGACAGGGACAGAAATACAGAACATTCAGAAAGACAACAAAGGACAGGCACTGTATAGTGGACCACactacatcacagaaaacatcaatggtgatGTCTGTGTATCAGACTGGGACAAACATGCTGTAGTGGTGGTGGATAAATCAGGACAACACAGGTTTTCCTACACAGGTCAGGGGTCAGGGTTTACTCCGTATGGAATATGTACTGATGTACTCggtcacatcctggtgtgtgatgttTTAGGTGAAACAGTTCAtctcctggatcaggacggtcGGTTCTTGTCTCTAGTACTAACACCACAACAAGGGGTAGATTATCCATATAGTGTGTGTGTGGATGATGAGAACAATCTCCGGTTGGGACAGATCCTCACCAACACAGTGACAGTGTACAAGTATCTACAGTGATCATTACATATCCATACAATAGTTACATGCATGTGCTGTGTGTATGTTGTAAGACAATGTAACAACAACACTGTGATAGTGTTCAAGAGTATTCACTGGGATACATACAAATCATTCATGTAAACTTAACctgtgtatgtttatttttaataccGGTGTTTATCAATGAGTATTTTCCATTGCTGAcgaattgataataaatatgtGACTATGTATTAACAATATCAAATTGTTCTGCGTTATAAGTTATATTAGAAACTGCTAGTTTGAATATTGTCTATTATAGCTATCAAAAAGACTTAATTTACAAACGGCGCAATATGTCTAGTATGATAGACGgaaatatgatattaaaaaaacagatgcattaattaaaacgTTGTcctaaataagaaaaataaaagaatgtaaCTTATCTTTTTTAAGCATCACATATGAGATGAATACgatcggagagagagagagagagaggagagagagagacggagagagagagtgtgtgcgTGCTAGGCGGACTTGTTCTGTAAGCAATAGAACTGCATGTAGCTACGTATACTTTGTATgattatatatttgcatttccattgttctttcccactgtaagcccatacggaggagctgcaattatttctctataatcgcaattgctctgtcagtatactatgacgtcataaaggtgtaacgttaaatatacttttccatgacgttatagattaaaccactatacgatacatcatgtgtttttctccaactccattaaaattgacgtatttacatgtaatattaaaacatgtttttgataacattttaaaggaattagttataacatatcattgattctgttaacaaatctatgtgaattaaaaagatacattacagtctgaatgtttacttttgacgTAATAGCTAAaagtcaaggtctaggctaatacaggatATTTGCTactggtaaaatgcaaatataagtaataaacaacgattatttagtgaacatggcgttatgaatagcaactgctctgctggcatattttccatgatgcgctagcgcgcatcatggaatatgccaacagagcaattgctattcataacgccatgttcactaaataacgttgtttatttcttaaatggtTAAGTAAATACTTAGTTCTCTGATTGGCTGATATCCAAAATACTCCAAAAAATGAAACGTTACATTCACTTTCACGTGTCCTAGAAGGTCACTACGAAAACTTACTATTATATACTCTACTTTAGAGACATGTCAACTGTATAATGTGTTTGtagtatttttcattaaattcaatTCCGAATTTTGACGAGCGTTTGTTATCGCAGAAAAAGTGACACATACcattattttgtatgttttacgAAAATTATGTACCTTTGGATTTTCAATTTGCAAGTAATGTTTTGGTTGCAGTTGGTGCAACACACTGAGGTATACAGGCATTTGTCCACAATGTATTGTTTTTGTGAAAACGATAATTTAACGTTATGTAAATAAACCCCAAGTTTGGCGATATGCATATTTAAGTTCCGATACGATCCAATAGAGGTAACTTTGATAAGGAAGTAGGCcaaattattaatgaaatatgCAAAACAAAAGGTAATACGTAGAAATTTAGTCTTAAAAAGCAAATGCTACGTCAACCAAGTGCTACGATTACTAAAACAGCCAGAAtataaaggtttaaaaaaaaactaacattttCAAACACTGGAACAGTTTGGAAACAAACACTGGAACAGTTTGGAAACAAACACTGGAACAGTTTGGACACAAACACTGTTTGCgaaatgataatttaaacaCGCTTATAAAACCTTAAGCTTAAGACTTGTAActgaggggggggggctctgATAATGTAATGGTTGCCCttcagaacaaaaaaaaataatcacatttCCCTTTTAAAAAATCGCCGAAACACTCTGCTTTAATAGTTcataacttaaaataaatgataaaaaaagaataataaatggTTAACGTTTTGCTAATGAATTAATCATGTTAGTTGATTCATTGTGAAATTATGTAGCATTTTGAAatctatgtaaatatattacgtCGATCATTAAGATATCAAAATAGGTAAAGCAAGTTATCTAGAGTGTCGGGTCCTATTAAATGTACACAAGTGTGGTTGATTGATgaccttttttaaattctgttttGTTAAGAGGGTATATAGAGCTTAAAGTCCTGAATAAGACTGCctatatttaacaataatttctaaaaacacaaaataaaccaaaaaaccAACACGCTTAAAAATACAGCAATAACGTTAACAACACAAGACAACAAATCATAGATAAACATTAATGATGAAAAACTTCCAAtacaaatatcataaatatcatATCACTCCATATAACCCCTAGTGGACTTTCATAAAATAGTACTGGAGTCGTTATGATACAAACGTGCGAAAGAATCGAATCTTAAAAAAGGAACGCTATTTTTGCTACAGTGTAATCCAACTATGCGGGTTAGTTCTACCTCTCTCGGTCATTTACGTAAAGACGGTAACGAAAAAGACAGGGTGATTCGAATGACTGCATGCACACTGAAATATGGTGCTTTTAACACAGATCAGCGTGAATGGGATTGTGGGAAAATTCTCAGATGAAGTGGCATGTGCTTTGATATGGATGATGACTGAACTTTCTTGTGTCTCGGTGACGGTTTCGTTTCCATCACACTGACTCTCAGTAAAAACCTTTcctataattttcatttcttgttaATCGAGAATTGTCTCCATTTTTTGACGGATACTGAGGACATCCTTTGAGGAATTTCCCAAATGAATaaaagacaaaagaaaatatttgggaaagatttttttactgtaaattggatttttttttttcattttatctgtTCAAGTGCATACTTGTTGTTAAAAAGATGAAGGTTTCGGATCAACATTAATAATACTATTTGCAATATGGTCGTATATCTACCAGgaaacaaaacagttgtttagCAGAATTGACAACAAATTAAGTATAAGCTTCcttaatttaaaatacataccGTTAACcatgaatctgtaagtcataagttttcaaattttcaaaactttttttttttgggggggggggggggttaaatatttcaaagatcGAAAATTCTAAACTGGCGAAcgtattttgattgttattgtttttttttatccacattaagATAGACAGGTGCCTCATTCCACCTTAAAATCGAAAAGTGtgagtatatacatgtatatagagacACAAGACACCCCGTGACTGTTTTTGCACTGTCTTTCTTTGATGTCAACGTTCTTATCATAGAGCAATACAGAGAACAAGAGAATCGCTCAcgtcaagttaaaaaaaacatcgtcatataaactttttttttagatttaggTTTGATTGAACTTGCATTATTTTCTCTTGAGATCGTTTCACTCTTATTAAGACGGTGCGATCacaaaaaaagattgaaaaatcAGAGGGTTGTTTAAAAGCAGCCACCGAGGAGTCTTAATCGTAGTAACACTTTATTATGACACGTGAAACTTTATTCGTAAGGtttcctttcatattttttgacaGTACATCAAAACCAAGATATTCTTGGGAATCTGACAACTGATTTCGGGGTACAGTTCACACACCCAATGCGTACAATCATATTTGTTACGTCAAATTAGATTGTCACAAACAAAGTCTCTGAGATGGTGTTCATGTTTAGAAAAGTttaaacatgtatatcacattttgattgatttatgtCTGCCATGATAATATTTTATCCACATTAAAAGAGGTCATCAACTTGATCAGTTTTGTACTCCCTTTTTGACTTTTAGGTCACCATTCATGTTCTGAGCTGTTACATCATGTATgtttcaaaagttgttcaaacGTCTTAGATATTAGACATAGAATTAACTTCACATGGGGAGATA
This genomic interval carries:
- the LOC136274743 gene encoding uncharacterized protein, which produces MMALSESQIPPDAQHYLVCGTEDCERNCQFYCNDCHQPMCEQCRDEHQKNKKTKSHEVVPYKQRKRQLPVEKCKIHHTKEMVLLCEECQIPICYKCTATKEHRGHAFTDLEIDFDEKVSLCHEEIAKIRNYFEPTSQNLKKEIAGDVTEIKKIIDGIRTSMKAEAESVKKLVNTVTSENIKQVDKIEKSLLETLNGQNQEIDDYINYLNDLIKTFYGYLSPSNIDQIRLNLKSESIRPIPITSKPVLPVFTAGQYSREDVAKLLGRITDPNTKPENRKINPMETDSTQLKPTQKQRKQDREKSDVKQTLSLSSSVTKVREYTVPDVDRVSHMSLGKSGRLWFSDSNGNLVQTDLQGNQLQKIQTSGGDEGYHTVTQDGDLIYTDRKNKAINRIRPDNTITEFIKTGGWTLSIHSSHINGDILVGMIKDTDAKVTRYNKTGTEIQNIQKDNKGQALYSGPHYITENINGDVCVSDWDKHAVVVVDKSGQHRFSYTGQGSGFTPYGICTDVLGHILVCDVLGETVHLLDQDGRFLSLVLTPQQGVDYPYSVCVDDENNLRLGQILTNTVTVYKYLQ